One genomic segment of Stenotrophomonas sp. 704A1 includes these proteins:
- a CDS encoding EamA family transporter translates to MPLSIFLLVLAAAALHASWNAIVKRGPDKFLGTVLVTGSAALLSALVLPWLPLPAPSSWPWLAASVLLQVAYYGLVARCYQQVDMSLAYPLMRGCAPILVALAGALLGERLPAPAWLGVLLVSTGILCMALGARGGQLRLPLLTAALIATYTLVDAQGARQSGHALSYTLWLFLLSGLPLPLWALHRRRGELLAYARRHWPLGLAGGIGTTASYGMALWAMTQVPVAMVSALRESSIVFALLISVVLLRERIPRARWLAAALIVGGVLALRLA, encoded by the coding sequence ATGCCTCTGTCCATCTTCCTGTTGGTTCTCGCCGCGGCGGCGCTGCATGCCAGCTGGAACGCAATCGTCAAACGCGGGCCGGACAAGTTCCTCGGCACGGTGCTGGTGACCGGCAGTGCCGCGCTGCTCTCTGCACTTGTCCTGCCCTGGCTGCCCCTGCCCGCCCCCTCCAGCTGGCCGTGGCTGGCGGCTTCGGTGCTGCTGCAGGTGGCCTACTACGGACTGGTCGCGCGCTGCTACCAGCAGGTCGACATGAGCCTGGCCTATCCGTTGATGCGCGGCTGCGCACCGATCCTGGTGGCACTGGCCGGTGCCCTGCTCGGCGAACGGCTTCCCGCGCCGGCGTGGCTTGGCGTGCTGCTGGTGAGCACGGGCATCCTGTGCATGGCGCTGGGCGCGCGCGGCGGCCAGCTGCGCCTGCCCCTGCTGACCGCAGCGCTGATCGCCACCTACACCCTGGTCGATGCGCAGGGCGCACGCCAGTCCGGCCACGCGCTCAGCTACACGCTGTGGCTGTTCCTGCTGTCGGGCCTTCCGCTGCCGCTGTGGGCGCTGCATCGGCGCCGTGGTGAACTGCTGGCGTATGCGCGCCGGCACTGGCCGCTGGGGCTGGCCGGTGGCATCGGCACCACCGCCTCCTATGGCATGGCCCTGTGGGCGATGACCCAGGTGCCGGTGGCGATGGTGTCGGCGCTGCGCGAATCCTCCATCGTGTTCGCGCTGCTGATCTCGGTCGTGCTGCTGCGCGAGCGGATCCCGCGTGCACGCTGGCTGGCGGCGGCCTTGATCGTTGGCGGCGTGCTGGCGTTGCGGCTGGCCTGA
- the lptF gene encoding LPS export ABC transporter permease LptF, with product MLKLDRYLLGDFVQSFLATLIVLLVVSVGGVLVDILGNIADGRLPAKLLFSQLGLQFIVYMPLILPLALMLGLLLAVARLYRDSEMAVITAIGVGPRRLLKPLLLLVLPVVAVVGACSLWLGPWAGRTAEQMIQDANRSVLMAGLEPGRFTPLPNGGVVYVASISPDGSQLGRVFLQRQKEDRLEVVSAASGRMYFEGARQRFLELDDGHQLEGPAAGALDYRLATFARNDVALPDGTQARDGDDPELMPTTALFGDPRPQAQAQLHRRLAPPLIALAFALLTVPLGRSSPRQQRYGRMMLALLAYMVGTNLMFIGSGWIANGQIPPALGLWWLTVPLLALAIWMYARDGRMPRPKGARA from the coding sequence ATGTTGAAGCTCGACCGCTATCTATTGGGCGATTTCGTCCAGAGTTTCCTGGCTACCCTGATCGTCCTGCTGGTGGTCAGCGTGGGCGGCGTGCTGGTGGACATCCTCGGCAACATCGCCGATGGGCGGCTGCCGGCCAAGCTGCTGTTCTCGCAGCTGGGCCTGCAGTTCATCGTCTACATGCCGCTGATCCTGCCGCTGGCGCTCATGCTGGGGCTGCTGCTGGCCGTGGCCCGGCTGTACCGCGACTCGGAAATGGCGGTCATCACCGCCATCGGCGTCGGCCCGCGGCGCCTGCTCAAGCCCCTGCTGCTGCTGGTGCTGCCGGTGGTGGCGGTGGTCGGGGCCTGCTCGCTGTGGCTGGGGCCCTGGGCCGGGCGTACCGCAGAGCAGATGATCCAGGATGCCAACCGCAGCGTGCTGATGGCCGGCCTGGAGCCGGGCCGGTTCACCCCGCTGCCCAATGGTGGCGTGGTGTATGTCGCCTCGATTTCGCCCGACGGCAGCCAGCTGGGCCGGGTGTTCCTGCAGCGCCAGAAGGAGGACCGCCTGGAAGTGGTGTCCGCCGCCAGTGGCCGCATGTACTTCGAAGGGGCGCGCCAGCGCTTCCTCGAGCTGGATGACGGCCACCAGCTGGAGGGCCCGGCGGCCGGCGCGCTCGACTACCGCCTGGCCACCTTCGCCCGCAACGACGTGGCGCTGCCCGACGGCACGCAGGCGCGGGACGGCGATGATCCCGAACTGATGCCGACCACGGCGCTGTTCGGCGATCCGCGTCCGCAGGCCCAGGCGCAGCTGCACCGTCGCCTGGCGCCGCCGCTGATCGCGCTGGCCTTTGCCCTGCTGACCGTGCCGCTGGGACGCAGCTCGCCGCGCCAGCAGCGCTACGGGCGGATGATGCTGGCGCTGCTGGCCTACATGGTCGGCACCAACCTGATGTTCATCGGCAGTGGCTGGATCGCCAACGGGCAGATTCCGCCGGCGCTGGGCCTGTGGTGGCTGACCGTGCCGCTGCTGGCCCTGGCGATCTGGATGTATGCGCGCGATGGCCGCATGCCCCGCCCGAAGGGAGCCCGCGCATGA
- a CDS encoding DUF4124 domain-containing protein yields MRALSCLGCLLLLVSANAVAGPVYKWKDAKGVTQYSETPPAGAHYETRAQARTPVPDAPAADQAAPVPEQCSTARANVALLEGSGKVMQDTDGDGKPDTALTPEQRSAQKGLAEAAIKAYCPAE; encoded by the coding sequence ATGCGCGCCCTGTCCTGCCTGGGATGCCTGCTGCTGTTGGTCAGTGCCAACGCGGTGGCCGGCCCGGTCTACAAGTGGAAAGACGCCAAGGGCGTGACCCAGTACTCGGAGACGCCGCCGGCCGGGGCGCACTACGAGACCCGTGCCCAGGCCAGGACACCGGTGCCGGATGCCCCCGCAGCGGACCAGGCCGCACCGGTCCCCGAGCAGTGCAGCACGGCCCGCGCCAACGTGGCGCTGCTGGAAGGCTCCGGCAAGGTGATGCAGGACACCGATGGCGACGGCAAGCCCGATACCGCGTTGACGCCGGAGCAGCGCAGCGCGCAGAAGGGGTTGGCCGAGGCCGCGATCAAGGCCTATTGCCCGGCGGAGTGA
- the pssA gene encoding CDP-diacylglycerol--serine O-phosphatidyltransferase — MDPITPPPRSRTIYLLPNLFTTAGLFAGFYAIIAAANGDFVNASIAVFVAAVMDGLDGRVARLTGTSSEFGVQYDSLADLVSFGMAPALVMYHWSLSELKFDGELAGRLGWAVAFLYAACAALRLARFNTQVAVVDKRWFVGLASPAAAGLMMSFVWAFADGTLGWNGSELRFVALAVTLVAALLMVSRIRFWSFKGGAANGARSDRVPFLVLALVPIAIAIAVIDLPRVLFVVGILYALSGPVMWAVQRLRKKPEAA, encoded by the coding sequence ATGGACCCCATCACACCGCCGCCGCGCTCGCGCACGATTTACCTGCTGCCCAACCTGTTCACCACGGCCGGCCTGTTTGCCGGCTTCTACGCCATCATCGCCGCGGCCAACGGGGACTTCGTCAACGCCAGCATCGCGGTGTTCGTGGCAGCGGTGATGGACGGTCTGGATGGCCGGGTCGCGCGGCTGACCGGCACCAGCAGCGAGTTCGGCGTGCAGTACGACTCGTTGGCCGATCTGGTCAGCTTCGGCATGGCACCGGCCCTGGTGATGTACCACTGGTCGCTGTCCGAGCTGAAGTTCGATGGCGAACTGGCCGGCCGCCTCGGCTGGGCGGTGGCGTTCCTGTATGCCGCCTGCGCGGCGCTGCGCCTGGCGCGCTTCAACACCCAGGTGGCGGTGGTCGACAAGCGCTGGTTCGTCGGCCTGGCCAGCCCGGCCGCGGCGGGCCTGATGATGTCCTTCGTGTGGGCGTTCGCCGATGGCACCCTGGGCTGGAACGGCAGCGAGCTGCGCTTCGTGGCGCTGGCGGTGACCCTGGTGGCGGCGCTGCTGATGGTCAGCCGGATCCGCTTCTGGAGCTTCAAGGGCGGAGCAGCCAACGGTGCCCGGTCCGACCGCGTGCCGTTCCTGGTGCTGGCGCTGGTGCCGATTGCCATCGCCATCGCGGTGATCGATCTGCCGCGGGTACTGTTCGTGGTCGGCATACTCTATGCCCTGTCCGGCCCGGTGATGTGGGCCGTGCAGCGCCTTCGCAAGAAGCCCGAGGCCGCGTGA
- a CDS encoding valine--tRNA ligase, translating to MTQLASSYDPTSFETDLYEAWEKAGHFKPSGQGEPYTILLPPPNVTGTLHMGHAFQQTLMDALVRYHRMRGYDTLWQVGTDHAGIATEMVVSRNLALEGKGETRDSLGREGFIGKVWEWKQQSGDIIERQMRRLGTSADWSRSTFTMDPQPSEAVIEAFVRWHEQGLIYRGQRLVNWDPVLKTAISDLEVESAEEDGFLWSIAYTLDDGLSYEHVERDADGVETLRETRDYLVVATTRPETLLGDTAVMVHPDDERYAHLIGKSVVLPLTGRRVPVIADDYVDRAFGTGVVKVTPAHDFNDYQVGVRHSLPMINLFSPVAALNDNAPERFQGLDRYEARKAVLAELEDLGILVETRAHKLQVPRGDRTGQVIEPYLTDQWFVKMDDLAKRGLELVEDGSISFVPPNWINTYRHWMNNIQDWCISRQLWWGHRIPAWFDAATGNCYVGRSEDEVRAKHKLGSDVLLTQESDVLETWFSSQIWPFSTLGWPNEQAMAERGFDRYLPSSVLITGFDIIFFWVARMIMATDNLTGKIPFKDVYFTGLIRDGQGQKMSKSKGNVLDPLDIIDGISIDDLVAKRTGGLMQPRMVEKIEKATRKEFPDGIAAHGADALRFTIAALATHGRDIKFDMNRAEGYKNFCNKLWNASRFVLMNTEGAAFTGVPTPRTDAERWILSRLAATGAEAQGHFAAYRFDLLAQCLYEFAWNEFCDWFLELSKPALNGADAADAESTRHTLLYVLEALLRLLHPLTPFITEQLWQQLAPRLGLAETTLSLRPYPTAAEFEGDFAQAGADVEWLKAVISAVRRVRSELNVAPSRLVPLRLLAGLEQDRVRIERFSASLSFLLKLDSIQWLADAHSAPPAAAAIVGELKLLVPLEGLVDLDAERARLDKEIKRVEGEQEKSEAKLAKFTDKVPPAVVEQERVRLLDWNTQLAGLREQRAKL from the coding sequence ATGACCCAACTCGCCTCCAGCTACGACCCGACGTCCTTCGAGACCGACCTCTACGAGGCCTGGGAGAAGGCCGGCCACTTCAAGCCGTCCGGCCAGGGCGAGCCGTACACCATCCTGCTGCCGCCACCGAACGTGACCGGCACCCTGCATATGGGCCACGCCTTCCAGCAGACCCTGATGGATGCGCTGGTGCGCTACCACCGCATGCGCGGCTACGACACGCTGTGGCAGGTCGGTACCGACCACGCCGGCATCGCCACCGAAATGGTGGTCAGCCGCAACCTGGCGCTGGAAGGCAAGGGCGAGACCCGCGATTCGCTGGGCCGCGAGGGCTTCATCGGCAAGGTCTGGGAGTGGAAGCAGCAGTCCGGCGACATCATCGAGCGCCAGATGCGCCGCCTCGGCACGTCCGCCGACTGGTCGCGCAGCACCTTCACCATGGACCCGCAGCCGTCCGAAGCGGTGATCGAAGCGTTCGTGCGCTGGCACGAGCAGGGCCTGATCTACCGCGGCCAGCGCCTGGTCAACTGGGATCCGGTGCTGAAGACCGCCATTTCCGACCTGGAAGTGGAAAGCGCCGAGGAAGACGGCTTCCTGTGGTCGATCGCCTACACGCTGGATGACGGCCTGAGCTACGAACACGTCGAGCGCGATGCCGACGGCGTGGAAACCCTGCGCGAAACCCGCGATTACCTGGTCGTCGCCACCACCCGCCCGGAGACCCTGCTGGGTGATACCGCGGTGATGGTGCACCCGGACGACGAGCGCTATGCGCACCTGATCGGCAAGAGCGTGGTGCTGCCGCTGACCGGACGCCGCGTGCCGGTGATCGCCGACGACTATGTCGACCGCGCGTTCGGCACCGGCGTGGTCAAGGTCACCCCGGCGCACGATTTCAACGACTACCAGGTGGGCGTGCGCCACAGCCTGCCGATGATCAACCTGTTCAGCCCGGTGGCGGCGCTGAATGACAACGCGCCGGAGCGCTTCCAGGGCCTGGACCGCTATGAAGCGCGCAAGGCCGTGCTGGCCGAGCTGGAAGACCTGGGCATCCTGGTCGAGACCCGGGCACACAAGCTGCAGGTGCCGCGCGGCGACCGCACCGGCCAGGTGATCGAGCCGTACCTGACCGACCAGTGGTTCGTGAAGATGGACGACCTGGCCAAGCGCGGCCTGGAGCTGGTGGAGGATGGAAGCATTTCCTTCGTCCCGCCGAACTGGATCAACACCTACCGCCACTGGATGAACAACATCCAGGACTGGTGCATCAGCCGCCAGCTGTGGTGGGGTCACCGCATCCCGGCGTGGTTCGATGCCGCCACCGGCAACTGCTACGTGGGCCGCAGCGAAGACGAAGTGCGGGCCAAGCACAAGCTGGGCAGCGACGTGCTGCTGACCCAGGAAAGCGACGTGCTGGAGACCTGGTTCTCCTCGCAGATCTGGCCGTTCTCCACCCTGGGCTGGCCGAACGAACAGGCCATGGCCGAGCGTGGCTTCGACCGCTACCTGCCGTCGTCGGTGCTGATCACCGGCTTCGACATCATCTTCTTCTGGGTGGCACGCATGATCATGGCCACCGACAACCTGACCGGGAAGATCCCGTTCAAGGACGTCTATTTCACCGGCCTGATCCGCGATGGCCAGGGCCAGAAGATGTCCAAGAGCAAGGGCAACGTGCTTGACCCGCTGGACATCATCGACGGCATCAGCATCGACGACCTGGTGGCCAAGCGTACCGGCGGCCTGATGCAGCCGCGGATGGTGGAAAAGATCGAAAAGGCCACCCGCAAGGAGTTCCCGGACGGTATCGCCGCCCACGGTGCCGACGCGCTGCGCTTCACCATCGCCGCGCTGGCCACCCACGGTCGCGACATCAAGTTCGACATGAACCGCGCCGAGGGCTACAAGAATTTCTGCAACAAGCTGTGGAACGCCAGCCGTTTCGTCCTGATGAACACCGAGGGTGCCGCGTTCACCGGCGTGCCGACGCCGCGCACCGACGCCGAGCGCTGGATCCTGTCGCGCCTGGCGGCGACCGGTGCTGAAGCGCAGGGTCACTTCGCGGCCTACCGCTTCGACCTGCTGGCGCAGTGCCTGTACGAGTTCGCCTGGAACGAGTTCTGCGACTGGTTCCTGGAACTGAGCAAGCCGGCGCTGAACGGTGCCGATGCCGCCGATGCAGAAAGCACCCGGCACACGCTGCTGTACGTGCTGGAAGCGCTGCTGCGCCTGCTGCACCCGTTGACGCCATTCATCACCGAACAGCTGTGGCAGCAGCTGGCCCCGCGCCTGGGCCTGGCCGAAACCACCCTGTCGCTGCGCCCGTACCCGACCGCCGCCGAGTTCGAGGGCGACTTCGCGCAGGCCGGCGCGGACGTTGAATGGCTGAAGGCGGTGATCAGTGCCGTGCGCCGCGTGCGCAGCGAACTGAATGTCGCCCCGTCCAGGCTGGTGCCGCTGCGCCTGCTGGCCGGACTGGAGCAGGACCGCGTGCGCATTGAACGCTTCAGCGCGTCGCTGTCGTTCCTGCTGAAGCTGGACAGCATCCAGTGGCTGGCCGATGCGCACAGCGCGCCGCCGGCCGCCGCCGCGATCGTCGGCGAACTGAAGCTGCTGGTGCCGCTGGAAGGCCTGGTGGATCTGGATGCCGAGCGTGCGCGCCTGGACAAGGAGATCAAGCGCGTGGAAGGCGAACAGGAAAAGAGCGAGGCCAAGCTGGCCAAGTTCACCGACAAGGTGCCGCCGGCGGTGGTCGAACAGGAGCGCGTGCGTCTGCTCGACTGGAACACGCAGCTGGCGGGTCTGCGCGAACAGCGCGCGAAGCTGTAA
- a CDS encoding RDD family protein, which yields MSSPATDAAHAAAETPRPRALLLWRVLAMVYDALPVMALWMLAGTLFTVAYTFSGHAQRENIAPFSAWQWLLWALCWVLTGAYATASWRRGGQTLGMRPWRLKLESRDGTPLRRAQLWQRFAVATLSLLLGGLGFWWALLDRQRLTWHDRASGTRLVRMPKR from the coding sequence ATGTCCAGCCCCGCCACCGATGCGGCCCACGCCGCTGCCGAAACGCCCCGCCCACGTGCACTGCTGCTGTGGCGCGTGCTGGCGATGGTCTACGACGCGCTGCCGGTCATGGCGCTGTGGATGCTGGCCGGCACCCTGTTCACCGTGGCCTATACCTTCAGCGGCCATGCACAGCGCGAGAACATCGCCCCCTTCAGTGCCTGGCAATGGCTGTTGTGGGCGCTGTGCTGGGTACTGACCGGGGCCTACGCCACGGCCAGCTGGCGCCGCGGCGGGCAGACGCTGGGCATGCGGCCGTGGCGGTTGAAGCTGGAATCCCGCGACGGAACCCCCCTGCGGCGCGCCCAGCTGTGGCAGCGCTTCGCGGTGGCGACGCTGTCGCTGCTGCTGGGCGGGCTGGGGTTCTGGTGGGCGCTGCTGGATCGCCAGCGCCTGACCTGGCACGACCGTGCCAGCGGCACCCGGCTGGTGCGCATGCCCAAGCGCTGA
- a CDS encoding DNA polymerase III subunit chi has protein sequence MPRADFYLIAKPRFLTEPLRLVCELARKANDAGLPALVLARDQAQAEALDELLWSFDEDAYIPHQIVGEDVDEEEAVVLISIPGDEAPMRPLVINLRDEPWLGQCERVLEVVPADPEAREPLRERWRQYKTAGYDLNKHDM, from the coding sequence ATGCCCCGTGCTGATTTCTACCTGATCGCCAAGCCCCGATTCCTGACCGAGCCGCTGCGCCTGGTCTGCGAACTGGCGCGCAAGGCCAATGATGCCGGGCTGCCCGCCCTGGTGCTGGCCCGTGACCAGGCCCAGGCCGAAGCGCTGGACGAACTGCTCTGGTCGTTCGACGAGGATGCCTACATCCCGCACCAGATCGTCGGCGAGGACGTGGACGAGGAAGAGGCCGTGGTGCTGATCTCCATTCCCGGGGACGAGGCGCCGATGCGTCCGCTGGTGATCAACCTGCGTGACGAACCCTGGCTGGGCCAGTGCGAGCGCGTGCTGGAAGTGGTCCCGGCCGATCCGGAAGCGCGCGAGCCGCTGCGGGAACGCTGGCGCCAGTACAAGACCGCCGGTTACGACCTGAACAAGCACGACATGTAA
- a CDS encoding leucyl aminopeptidase: MALEFTLNHLAAATATVDCLVVGAYADHTLTPAAQALDTASGGRLAALAQRGDLSGKTGATTLLHDLPGVTAPRVLVVGLGDAARFGVPQYLKAVGDAVRALKTGAARSALFTLTEVAVKDRDAAWAIRQAVIAADHAAYRYTATLGRKKADDAGLAQLAIAGDDAQALAQGQAIAAGVEFARELGNLPPNYCTPAYLAEVGVTFANEHDGAEAEILDETQMEALGMGSLLAVARGSANRPRLVVLKWTGAADAKPYVLVGKGITFDTGGVNLKTQGGIEEMKYDMCGGANVIGTFVAAVKARLPLNLVVVVPAVENAIDGNAYRPSDVITSMSGKTIEVGNTDAEGRLILCDALTYAQRFEPQALVDVATLTGACMVALGHQTAGLMSKHDDLANELLAAGEQVFDRAWRLPLWDEYQPMLDSSFADVYNIGGRWAGAITAGCFLSRFAEGQRWAHLDIAGVASDEGKRGMATGRPVGLLSQWLLDQVARA, encoded by the coding sequence ATGGCTCTCGAATTCACCCTGAACCACCTCGCCGCAGCAACGGCCACCGTTGATTGCCTGGTGGTCGGCGCCTATGCCGACCATACCCTGACTCCCGCCGCACAGGCACTGGACACCGCCAGCGGTGGCCGCCTGGCGGCGCTGGCCCAGCGCGGCGACCTGTCCGGCAAGACCGGCGCCACCACCCTGCTGCACGACCTGCCGGGCGTGACCGCCCCGCGCGTGCTGGTGGTCGGCCTGGGCGATGCCGCCCGCTTCGGTGTGCCGCAGTATCTCAAGGCGGTGGGCGACGCAGTGCGCGCGCTGAAGACCGGCGCCGCCCGCAGCGCGCTGTTCACCCTGACCGAGGTGGCCGTGAAGGACCGCGATGCGGCCTGGGCGATCCGCCAGGCGGTGATTGCCGCCGATCACGCCGCGTACCGCTATACCGCCACGCTGGGCAGGAAGAAGGCCGACGATGCCGGCCTGGCGCAGCTGGCCATCGCCGGTGACGACGCCCAGGCCCTGGCCCAGGGCCAGGCCATCGCCGCCGGTGTGGAGTTCGCCCGCGAACTGGGCAACCTGCCGCCGAACTACTGCACCCCGGCCTACCTGGCCGAGGTCGGCGTGACGTTCGCCAACGAGCACGACGGTGCCGAGGCCGAGATCCTCGACGAGACCCAGATGGAAGCGCTGGGCATGGGCTCGCTGCTGGCCGTGGCCCGCGGTTCGGCCAACCGCCCGCGCCTGGTGGTGCTGAAGTGGACCGGTGCCGCCGACGCCAAGCCGTACGTGCTGGTCGGCAAGGGCATCACCTTCGATACCGGTGGCGTCAACCTGAAGACCCAGGGCGGCATCGAGGAAATGAAGTACGACATGTGCGGTGGCGCCAACGTCATCGGCACCTTCGTCGCCGCGGTCAAGGCCAGGCTGCCGCTGAACCTGGTGGTGGTGGTGCCGGCCGTGGAGAACGCCATCGACGGCAACGCCTACCGTCCGTCCGACGTGATCACCTCGATGTCGGGCAAGACCATCGAAGTGGGCAACACCGACGCCGAAGGCCGCCTGATCCTGTGCGACGCGCTGACCTACGCGCAGCGTTTCGAGCCGCAGGCCCTGGTCGACGTGGCCACCCTGACCGGCGCCTGCATGGTCGCCCTGGGCCACCAGACCGCCGGCCTGATGAGCAAGCACGACGACCTGGCCAACGAACTGCTGGCCGCCGGCGAGCAGGTGTTCGACCGCGCCTGGCGCCTGCCGCTGTGGGACGAGTACCAGCCGATGCTGGATTCCAGCTTCGCCGACGTCTACAACATCGGCGGCCGCTGGGCCGGTGCGATCACCGCCGGCTGCTTCTTGTCGCGCTTTGCCGAGGGCCAGCGCTGGGCGCACCTGGACATCGCCGGCGTGGCCAGCGACGAAGGCAAGCGCGGCATGGCCACCGGCCGCCCGGTCGGCCTGCTGAGCCAGTGGCTGCTGGACCAGGTCGCCCGCGCCTGA
- the rimI gene encoding ribosomal protein S18-alanine N-acetyltransferase, producing MSAVSQPGPVGLRALRESDLNAVMAIEVRGYPFPWTRGIFLDCLRAGYPGLAMERDGLLIGYGVLSIAADEAHVLNICVDPLEQSRGLGRQLLRALLRLAGDRGAQRVFLEVRPSNAPALALYHSEGFNEIGRRPRYYPAAQGREDALVMAIELVDGELDAMPPL from the coding sequence GTGAGTGCAGTCAGCCAGCCGGGGCCCGTAGGCCTGCGCGCGCTGCGCGAGAGTGACCTCAATGCGGTCATGGCGATCGAAGTGCGTGGCTATCCGTTCCCATGGACCCGCGGCATCTTCCTCGACTGCCTGCGCGCCGGCTATCCGGGGCTGGCGATGGAGCGTGACGGCCTGCTGATCGGCTACGGCGTGCTGAGCATCGCCGCCGACGAAGCGCACGTGCTGAACATCTGTGTGGACCCGCTGGAGCAGTCGCGCGGCCTGGGCCGCCAGCTGCTGCGCGCGCTGCTCCGCCTGGCCGGCGATCGCGGGGCCCAGCGCGTGTTCCTGGAAGTACGCCCCTCCAATGCGCCGGCACTGGCGCTGTACCACAGCGAGGGCTTCAACGAGATCGGCCGCCGCCCGCGTTATTACCCGGCCGCGCAGGGGCGCGAGGATGCGCTGGTGATGGCGATCGAACTGGTGGACGGCGAACTGGACGCGATGCCGCCGCTGTAG
- the lptG gene encoding LPS export ABC transporter permease LptG: MKLRPMRFDLYLGRAVFGTVLLTWAVLVGLDVLMAFSGEFKDIGKNGYSLGHAAAWVLYTVPRRAYTMFPTAAVIGALMGLGQLAATSELTALRALGLSRKRLSVSVAIALSLLTGLMVLSAETLGPWGQNRADSLKMSAKWGTDIAVARYSGLWAREGDTFLNAQSGEEQLVGDKGTRLVLRDVRLYQLDAQGRVGTLTHAATAEHDKAGWVLTGVRRDTFGERSATRQEVAREPWNSKLDAGALATGIAKPRNLSVSELSTSIAYRERNGLDARDYEDVYWSRWFYPLNVLALCLAAVPFAFGSLRSGGMGKRLFLGILFALAFWLLQLFFGRMAGALKFDYRIAYALPPIVMLAVSGLLFRRKSG; encoded by the coding sequence ATGAAGCTGCGACCGATGCGTTTCGATCTGTACCTGGGCCGGGCGGTGTTCGGCACGGTGTTGCTGACCTGGGCGGTGCTGGTCGGCCTGGACGTGCTGATGGCGTTCTCGGGAGAGTTCAAGGACATCGGCAAGAACGGCTACTCGCTGGGCCATGCCGCCGCCTGGGTGCTGTACACGGTGCCGCGCCGGGCCTACACGATGTTCCCGACGGCGGCAGTGATCGGCGCGCTGATGGGGCTGGGGCAGCTGGCCGCCACCTCCGAACTGACCGCGCTGCGCGCGCTGGGCCTGTCGCGCAAGCGCCTGAGCGTGTCGGTGGCGATCGCACTGTCGCTGCTGACCGGCCTGATGGTGCTCAGCGCCGAGACGCTGGGGCCGTGGGGCCAGAACCGCGCGGACTCGCTGAAGATGAGTGCCAAGTGGGGCACCGACATCGCGGTGGCGCGCTATTCCGGGCTGTGGGCGCGCGAGGGCGACACCTTCCTCAACGCACAGAGTGGCGAGGAGCAACTGGTGGGCGACAAGGGCACGCGGCTGGTGCTGCGTGACGTGCGCCTCTACCAGCTGGACGCGCAGGGCCGGGTCGGCACCCTGACCCACGCGGCCACCGCCGAGCATGACAAGGCGGGCTGGGTGCTGACCGGCGTGCGCCGCGATACGTTCGGTGAGCGCTCGGCCACGCGCCAGGAAGTGGCGCGCGAGCCCTGGAATTCCAAGCTCGACGCCGGCGCACTGGCCACCGGCATCGCCAAGCCGCGCAACCTCAGCGTGTCCGAGTTGAGCACCAGCATTGCCTATCGCGAGCGCAACGGGCTGGACGCGCGCGATTACGAGGACGTGTACTGGAGCCGCTGGTTCTATCCGTTGAACGTGCTGGCGCTGTGCCTGGCGGCGGTACCGTTCGCGTTCGGTTCGCTGCGCAGCGGCGGCATGGGCAAGCGCCTGTTCCTGGGCATCCTGTTCGCGCTGGCGTTCTGGCTGCTGCAGCTGTTCTTCGGGCGCATGGCCGGTGCACTGAAATTTGACTACCGCATCGCCTACGCGCTGCCGCCGATCGTGATGCTGGCCGTTTCCGGATTGCTGTTCCGGCGCAAGTCGGGCTGA
- a CDS encoding YqaE/Pmp3 family membrane protein gives MRLLIALILPWLSFFTIGRPFAGIVCLILQITLIGWLPAAIWAAYAVSQYHTDQKIRRALGPR, from the coding sequence ATGCGCCTGCTGATCGCCCTGATTCTTCCCTGGTTGTCCTTCTTCACCATTGGCCGGCCGTTTGCCGGCATCGTCTGCCTGATCCTGCAGATCACCCTGATCGGCTGGCTGCCCGCGGCGATCTGGGCCGCCTATGCCGTCAGCCAGTACCACACCGACCAGAAGATCCGGCGCGCCCTCGGGCCGCGCTGA